The following coding sequences are from one Coffea arabica cultivar ET-39 chromosome 11e, Coffea Arabica ET-39 HiFi, whole genome shotgun sequence window:
- the LOC113719184 gene encoding tobamovirus multiplication protein 3: protein MVRTMEMVGPPVVTVAHSLTDAMSWWDQINESPTWQDRTFHVLAALYGIVAVVALVQLVRIQLRVPEYGWTTQKVFHFLNFFVNGVRCLVFVFRRDVQSLHPEIVQHILLDMPSLLFFTTYALLVLFWAEIYYQARAVSTDGLRPSFFTINGVVYVVQIILWLIIWWKPVRVLIILSKMFFAGVSLFAALGFLVYGGRLFLMLQRFPVESKGRRKKLQEVGYVTTICFSCFLIRCIMMCFDAFDEAADLDVLDHPILNFIYYLLVEIVPSSLVLFILRKLPPKRGITQYHPIR, encoded by the exons ATGGTGCGAACGATGGAGATGGTGGGGCCACCAGTGGTGACAGTGGCGCACAGCCTTACAGATGCGATGAGTTGGTGGGACCAAATTAACGAATCGCCTACTTGGCAAGACCGTACTTTCCATGTTCTTGCTGCTCTTTACGGAATCGTGGCCGTCGTTGCTCTT GTGCAATTGGTTCGTATTCAACTGAGAGTACCTGAGTATGGTTGGACCACTCAGAAAGTCTTCCACTTCCTCAATTTCTTCGTCAATGGGG TTCGATGCTTGGTTTTTGTTTTTCGTCGGGACGTTCAAAGTTTGCACCCAGAG ATTGTACAACATATTTTGCTTGATATGCCAAGTCTTCTGTTCTTTACAACCTATGCACTTCTAGTACTGTTCTGGGCTGAAATATACTACCAG GCGCGTGCTGTATCTACTGATGGTTTGAGACCTAGTTTCTTCACCATAAATGGGGTGGTGTATGTTGTTCAG ATCATCTTGTGGCTTATCATATGGTGGAAGCCTGTCCGAGTTCTGATCATCTTGTCTAAGATGTTCTTTGCAG GCGTATCTTTGTTTGCCGCTCTGGGGTTTCTTGTGTATGGCGGAAG GCTCTTTTTAATGTTGCAGCGGTTCCCTGTTGAATCAAAGGGCAGGCGTAAAAAGTTACAGGAG GTTGGCTATGTAACCACTATATGCTTTTCCTGTTTCCTCATCAGATGTATCATG atgtgttttgatgcattTGATGAGGCTGCAGATCTTGATGTTTTGGATCATCCAATTCTGAACTTCATTTATTACCTC TTAGTGGAAATAGTGCCTTCTTCGCTTGTTCTTTTCATTTTGAGGAAGTTACCCCCAAAACGTGGGATTACACAGTATCATCCTATCCGCTAA